From Streptomyces durmitorensis, a single genomic window includes:
- a CDS encoding alpha/beta fold hydrolase, translated as MSRPPTFTPPPGVDAHRLRTARGDFAALDARPPAGQAKGTVLLLPGFTGSKEDFIALLKPIADAGYRAVSVDGRGQYETEGPAKDESPYIQAELAQDVLAQTEAVGGTPHLLGHSLGGLIARAATLSAPADTFASLTLMSSGPAAVSPSQQDRAKMLTDALAALSMADVWAAMQALDPPEDADLDGAALRTRWLRHSPAQLIATGKQLCAEPDRVAELDAVPLRKHVISGERDDTWPIAWLDDMADRLHAHRTVVTGAEHSPNTDRPTETAAALIAFWDQGTTTTGNNNNA; from the coding sequence ATGAGCAGGCCCCCGACCTTCACCCCGCCCCCCGGCGTCGACGCCCACCGCCTCCGAACGGCCCGCGGCGACTTCGCCGCGCTCGACGCCCGCCCCCCGGCCGGCCAGGCCAAGGGCACGGTCCTCCTGCTCCCCGGATTCACCGGGAGCAAGGAGGACTTCATCGCCCTGCTCAAGCCCATCGCAGATGCCGGGTATCGAGCGGTTTCCGTCGACGGCCGGGGGCAGTACGAGACCGAAGGCCCGGCGAAGGACGAATCCCCTTACATCCAGGCCGAGTTGGCCCAGGACGTCCTCGCCCAGACCGAAGCCGTCGGCGGCACCCCGCACCTTCTCGGCCACTCCCTCGGCGGCCTCATCGCCCGCGCCGCCACCCTCAGCGCCCCCGCCGACACCTTCGCCTCGCTCACCCTCATGTCCTCCGGCCCCGCCGCCGTCTCGCCCTCGCAGCAGGACCGCGCCAAGATGCTGACCGACGCGCTCGCCGCCCTCTCCATGGCCGACGTATGGGCGGCCATGCAGGCCCTTGACCCGCCCGAGGACGCCGACCTCGACGGTGCGGCCCTGCGCACGCGCTGGCTGCGGCACAGCCCCGCCCAGCTCATCGCCACCGGCAAGCAGCTCTGCGCCGAGCCCGACCGCGTCGCGGAGCTCGACGCCGTCCCCTTGCGCAAGCACGTCATCTCCGGCGAGCGCGACGACACCTGGCCCATCGCCTGGCTCGACGACATGGCGGACCGGCTGCACGCCCACCGCACAGTCGTCACCGGCGCCGAGCACTCCCCCAACACCGACCGGCCGACGGAGACGGCCGCCGCCCTCATCGCCTTCTGGGACCAGGGAACAACAACAACAGGAAACAACAACAACGCGTAG